The nucleotide window ACCTCGCAGGCCTTTATCGGCGATACCCCCGGCACAAACCACGTCACACTAGTCCTCGGGCAGCTCTTCGACGGTATCTGCCCGGACACCGTGCACACGTGCACCTTCGATAGCCCTTCCGGTATCCTCCTGTACACGGCGGCAACGCCGTTTTCCTCGGCCTTTAGCGAATCTATGATATCGAACATAAGCGGCGCGGCTGCTGTCCTGCCTATGAAGGCCGGGTTGCCCTCGCCGCCAAAGTTCCCGACCCATACCGCGAGCACATAGGGCCCGAACACTCCAACACTCCACGCATCCCTGAACGCGTACGATGTGCCGGTCTTCCAGTAAACAGGAGGACTGTCCTCGGCAAGCTTTGCCGCAAAATCGCTCTTATCGGGCCTCGGAGCGTCCTTAAGCATATCGAGCGTCAGGTACGCGGCCTCGGGGCTAAGGAGCTTCTTTTTTTCGCCTGCCGCGTCCCTGACGCCGGCTATCACTTTAAGCTCCCTTAGCTCGCCTTCGTTTGCGAGCATCGCGTACATGCGGACAAGGTCCTCCATCGTCACCTCTATCCCGCCAAGCACAAGCGCCAGGCCGTAGAAGTTCTCCTCTCTTAGCCTTCCTACACCTGAGTCCTTTATAAGATTATAGAGCCTGTGCTCGGAGAGCCTGTTGGCCACGTCCACGGCAGGAACGTTCCTGCTTTTTATAAGAGCCTCGGCAGCGCTTATGGGGCCTGAAAACTCGCCGTCGAAGTTCTCGGGGTTATAGGCGTGAAAACCAAGCGGGGCATCCTTTAACATGGTCATAGGGTGTATGAGCCCCTCGTCTATGCCAAGGGCGTAGACAAAGGGCTTTAGCGCAGAACCAGGCGAGCGGTAAGAAACAGTGCCGTTTACCTGCCCTTCTATTGCGTCGTTGAAGAAGTCCGCCGAGCCCACGGAAGCAACAACCTCCATGGTGCGGAAATCAACGAGCATTGCGCTCGCATTATAAATGCCGATACGCCGTTTTTTCTCGATATATGCCTTGAGCCTTCTGTCGAGAAGTTTTTCCAGCCCCAAATCGAGCGAGGTAACAAGACGCTCGCCTTTTTTCTTTCTTAGCACAAAGTCCACGAAGTGCGGGGCAAGAAAAGGCAGCTCAGAAGGCTCACTTACGGTCATCGGCAGCTTTAACGTGCCTTCCTTGTCTTTGTCCTCCGGGTGCGCCTTTATCCATCTCTCGAAGAGCGCGGTCCTTGCCTCTATGAGCTCTGCGTTGGATAAATCCGTATCCTCAAACGGCGTCCTCGCAGCCGGGTTTTGCGGTATTATGGCAAGTGTGAGTGCCTCATGCACGGTAAGCTTCGATGCGTTCTTTTTAAAGTACACCTCGCTTGCCGCTCCGGCGCCTTCGACGTTCCTGCCGTAAGGGACAAGGTTCAAATACGCCTCGAGTATTTCATCCTTCGAGTAATAACGCTCTATCTGTACGGCCCTGAATATCTGAAGTAGCTTTCCACCGATGGTCCTTGAATCGATTGAGTAACGAACCCTCGCAAGCTGCATCGTTACAGTCGAAGCGCCGATGCGCCTGGATTTGACGAGATAGGTCTGCCACGCGCCCCTTATAAGAGAAACAGGGTTAATCCCCGGGTGCCAGTAAAAATACCTGTCTTCGTAGAGAAGTGTGGCCTCTTTCAAATAAGGCGATATCTCGGAGAGCGGAACGAAAAGACGGTACTTATCATCTGGTGAGAGCGTAAGCCTAAGGAGGCTGCCGTTTCTGTCATACACTGCGCGAGAGAGGCCAACGCCGCCAAGAAGGTCCGGGCGCGGCATGAACACGTAAAACAAAACAGCCGCCGCTAACGTTATAGCGGCGGCCTTTAGAACCCTGCTTCGAAGTTTCTTCAAATCCACGATAAAACTACCTGTCGGTTACGGTTATCTTCGCGCCAAGAGACCTTGCCTTGATTTTCTTATCATACATGGACTCGCCAAAGGCCGGAGGAACGGCATACGTGCCCTTGTTGGTCGCCTTTATCTTATAGATGAACTCGCTTACAGAGTCCGTCACCGTGCCAAAGAACACCACCCTGTCTTCACGCATATCGACGTACTCGGCATTAAAGCCGCCCTTCTTGGAATTCAGCACGGGCTCGAACCCTCCTGGCAGGAGATCGACTATCGCGGCATTCGGGATCGTCTTTGCCCCGACGGCGCGTATTTTCAGGCGCACCTCTATCTCGCCGCCAAGTGTCGTTGCATCCACCACCTTGCCGCTCTCATCCCTGTACTCGCGCTGCACCTCGAGCGATTCCTTTATCTCGGAGGCCGGCATCGCGGAATCGAACCCTGCCTCGGTCGTCTGGTAGAAGAGATAGAACTCTCCATCGGCGCCAAAGCGTATCTTCTTTGCCTTATCCGAGAACTTCACGACCGGGAAGAGGCCTTCCGGAACCACAAGCGGCTTTAAGGCCGAATCCGCGCCTATCTCGCCAATGGATATCTTTACCGCGGTCTTCGAACCTGCCACGGCGGCGTAAGCATCGAGCGCTAGAATTGCGTTCGAAGAAGTGAAGGTGTTATAGTTGCCTCCCACAATCGAATCCACTATCCTCATAAGATGCTCCGGCTTTATGTCCTCGGCCTTTTCGTAGAAATGGCGCGACACGATATAAAGATATAGGGAATCCATGAGGAGCGAATCCGTAAAACTGTTCAATGCATAGTCCGAAGAGTAGCGCTTACCGGGGTCGTATCCTTTTATAAGGGCCTTTGCCTGCGAATCCTGCTTAAGAAGCTTGTATGTCGCGGCAACGTAAAGGGCTATCGCATCCGACTTCCACTCTTTGCCGAACCTCGAATCCAGTTCCTTTACGAAGTTATTTAAGTAATTCGTCGAGACAACGCCGCTTCTGGTGAGCACATAGAGCGCGTACGCCATGTTTCTCGCGTACCCCATGTGCCCGAGGTCGTCGTCCATCATGTTCCTCAGGTAATTAAGTCCGTTGTCGATTAGATCCTGCGGCACGGGGTAGCCCTTCTCCTTTGCCTCAAGGAGGAAGTGCATTGCGTATACCGACATGTGCGGCGCGGTAAAGCTGTTGGCCGCCCAGTAGCCAAACGCGCCCTCCTGGTTTTGCCTGGACCTGAGTATCCAGATTGCCTCGGAAAGGCTCGTCTCCACGTCTCCGGGGGCGTAGCCGAACTCGGCCCTTCCCATCAGCACAACGGCAGGGAATGCCTTGCTTACCACCTGCTCGGTGCAGCCGTACGGGAATTTATTAAGATAGCCGATAAGCCCTCTTGATATGCCAAGCGGAAGCACCGATGCCGAAGCATCGGTGGTCCTAAACTCCTTATACATCGGCCTGCCAACCGGCACGTCCTTGGTCTTGTCCTTGAAGTAACCCGTATTTAGCGTGACCATGTAGGGCACCGGCGGCCTCACGCTCGTCGTCGAAACATAGCGCGTCTTCTTGTCCTTGTACGAGGCCTTGAACTCTATCGATGCGGCCCCGAGAGCGGTCCTGCCTCTAACCTTGAAGCTCACGCTTGCGTCGCGGCCCTCGCTTATCTTTATCTTACGCTCGGCGCCGTCTAGCATCTCAAGGTGCTCGGATGGAGCGGCGCTAAGCGTTATCTCCGCGTCCTTACCCGAGCCCTCGGCGTTATTGGCAACCGAGACGCTCACTATAAACTCATCCCCCGGAGCTACAAAGGACGGGACGTTTGGCTGTATGACAAAGTGCCCTCTTACCGTGGATTTTTTCTCGGTAGCGCCTACGGCGTCCCTGGATACAGCAACGGCCATGACTCTTAGCGTGCCGTTAAAATAAGAGGGCATGTCGTAGGTAAGCTCCTTTTCGCCCGGGCCCACGTCCTTTATGCCCGACCAGTATGCTACCGGAAGCTCGCGTTTACGCCTGAAGGGGTTAAGGTTTTTCCCGAGAGCTTCCTTTTTCATTTCATAATCTTCGTCGCCGCCGGCGGCGCTTACGGCCATGACGGTGTTGAACTCCGGAAGCAGAAGGTCCAGTATCTGCGCGGTAGAGACCTCGAGGGCGCGCTTCTCGAAGTAATGAGATAGCGGGTCCGGGGTACGGTACTTAGCCACCTGAAGTATGCCCTCGTCGACCGCGAACACCACGACCTTTCCCGGGACCTTGCTCTTGTACTTTATCTTAAATGGCTCTCCCGGACGCGCCACTTCCGGGGCATCGAGCTCGACCTTGATGTTGCGCTTATCCCTGCTAAGCGTAAACGGCGCGATGCCGTAGCTAAGCGGGCTCATGAATACTTCGTCCGAGTTTATGGACCTCACGAAGGTCACGTTCACGTACCCGTTACCCTCGAGCCCCGAAGGCGCCGGAATGCTCACAACAGAGCTCGTGGTAGAGGTCTTGAACCACCTGTGCGCATAGACCTTGTCCCTCTCAATCGTTATGAGGCCTGTGCCTGTGTAGGGCGCTTTCACGGAAACAAGGATCTCCTCGCCCGGTGAGTAGTCCTTTTTATTTAACGTTATCTCGAGCTCCGCATTCTTTTCTATGTCCTGCGAGACATTGGCAGAGCCGACGACCGTGTACCTCACCTTGTTTAACTCTGTGCCCGAGGCATCCTCTATCACAACAGAGAAGTTCCCCGGCTTCGAGGTCTGAAGCTTGTACGCCGTGCCCTTTGAATCAATCTTGAGCGCGCCATCGCTCACAAACGATTCCTTGAAAACCGACTTGTACTTATAGAGGCCGTTTGCCTCCTTTACAAGGGACGACACGTAGCGGCCTTCCATAAGCCTGGCCTTCAGGCCCGAGAGCTCTACCTTCTTGAGTTCCTTGTTAACGGCTATGAAGTCGACGCTTCTATCGCTATTCTTGTTTATAAAGTTAAGCGCTCCGTCGGCCTTATAGCCAACGACCGCCTCAAGCGGCGATACCATTATCATGTTCGACGACACGACACTTCTGCCGCCCTCGGGCTCAAAGGCCTCTGCCGTGAAGTTAAGAACGTACGTTGCCTTTGCATACTTCGATAGATCCACGTCGAATTCGACTGTGCCGTCATCGGTGGTTTTCTTCGCATCCAGGCGGTCTGTGTAGCTGCCCTTGGTCTTGAGCTGTTCATAGAGCGGGTCGAAGAAACGGTAATCCTTATACCCTCTAAACGACACGGCCTCGGGATGAAGCTCTACCTCTGCCTCCACGTCGCGCCCGGCAGCCGGGGTGCCGTAGAGGTTCTTTACCGTAACAATGCCCTTTATCCCTTCTGGCGATACCCAGCCGCCGAGAGCGTCCTTCGAGAACCTGGTCTGTATGTTCATGCGATCCGGGATGAACTCCTCGACCTTTACCGAGGTGGAGCCAAGAAGGCTCGAGCGGTAGCCGTCCTTTATGATATAGACGCGTACCTCGTAGTTGCCAGTAGGCGAGTTCTCGCCGGTCTTATAGCTTATCTCGTCAAAGCCGCTTGCCGGGAGCGTGAACTTTTCCCTTTTAACAACAAGCCCTCTCGGGTCGGTGACCGTTGCCTCGAGCGGCACGCCGCCAACGCCCTTATCCCAGTCATTGGCCTTTACTATGAGCCCTATGTTAAACTTATCGCCCGGCCTGTAGATGCCGCGGTCGGAGAAGAGATACGCGTTTAGCGTATCGCCTCTGCCGTACGAGTACACGCCTCCGACATCGAAGCGCGAGTAATTTACCTTCCTGTCGTATTTTTCATAAGGCAGGAACGACAGGTCTCCGCCTTTTTTCACGACATATACGGTCGGTGTCTTTTCCCGCTCAAGGCCCGTAAGGTTCGCAAACGACACGCTGCCGCCGCCGCTCGTGTACTTCGTCGCAACGGGCATGCCGTTTTTCCCGAGCACACTTACCTCTGCGCCTTCGACGGCGTGGCCGCCGTGCACGGAAACAACGAACACATCACTTGTCTTGTCGCTGTTCTTCTTCTCTACGATTCCAAGATCGGTCACAAGTATCATGCGCTTGGCGCTTGGCCCTGTTGTGTAATTGCCGGAAGGGTTCCAGCCTAAGACCTCGAAGAAGAATATGCCCTTTCTGCCCGCCTTGGCAAGGTACTTCGAGAAATCGAAGGAGAAGTACTGTGTTTTTTGCGGCGGCAGCTTCTTTAGCGTAATTATCTCGGAATACCTTTCTGTAATGTTATCTTCGTTAAAGGAATAGGAGTTCTCGAAGTACGGATTGGTAAACGAACCTTCGGTCTGGGTAATAAGGTGGTTCACGTCGCTCTCTATGACCTGGCCGATATTAACCTTAACGGCCTCGATGCCTCTGGCAACGAGCGGTAGCTTCTGCTCGCCGCTAAGGCTAAGGAGCGCGCCGCCCTGCATGATATCGAGTTCCTGCGGGAAATGCGGCACGCGCACTATGCGCGCGAAGTCCTCGTAGAGCACGTAGCCGCCGTAGGATTTTAGCCCCTTGGCTATCTTTATATAGAGGTATTTGCCAACCGGCACATCCACCTTAAAGCTGTGCATGCCGGAGTATTCCAACTCGGTCGGTATGGCATCGAGCTTCACCGGGGTCGAAAGCGCGAGTATTTCTGGCCCTACCTCTGCCGCATCGGACCAGTAGTGGTTCTTCCTTCCGGAATTGGCAACACCGGGCACGGGAGGCCTGTCGTCTGGAAGAAGATACGCGGTCAGGCTCTTTTGCAGCTCTGTTTCGAGAACGCCGTTTGTAAAGTCCATCACCACGACGTGCTCTGGCTCGTACTTGTCATTTCTTACAATAGCCGTCTGTGCCCCGCCGACCTTGAAAAAGGTGTACATGCCCGGGATGTTCGCCCTGTTCTCGAGATCCTGATTGAAGGAAGGCCCGCCGGCCGCGGCCTTGGTGCCCGAATCTATCGATATGTTTAAATACCTGTCGAGCATCGGCATCTCTATCTTGCCGGTGACTATATAGGCCACGGTGTTATACGGGTTGTAGCTTACGGTAAACGGAACATCGTCTGCAGCCTTATATTCTTTTCCGGATTTGACTTCATAAAGAGTAAGCTCGATATTATCTTCAAAGGCCTTTTTATCGACTGGGTGCGTGAACTCAACAGTAGCTGTGACGAGCTTGTTTTTCGGGTCGACCGGGTCCTGGTAGAACTCGACATTTTCCCATGAGATAACGAACGGCGCGGAGCTAAAGCTGTACTTATACTTATCTAGCCCCACGTGCTCTGGAAACATCTTTTTATCGAGCTTGACTGTGTAGGAAGTGCCGACCCCCCAATCATCGGCAGGCCTGAACTCGAGGGCATCCTCCAAAGTCCATCTCCACTGGCCTTTTATATCCGGCTCTATCGTAATGCCGGAGGTAACGACCTTTCCGATGGCATCGAGCGGCGCAACCGAAGCCGAGAAATGAAGGACGAGCGAATCTACCCTCTTACTTCCGTCCTCGGGGTCAATGGTGGTAAGTTCCGGCGGCGTGCCAGTAAGGGTTGCAAATGTCGGCGGCTTTTTGGCTGTGCCGAATATCAGGCTTAATACAAGTATCAGAGCAACGGCAGCAAGCACGCCGGCAATCACCGTGTTACGCCGCCTGGGATTATTCGGGATGTCATTAAACCAGACAACAAACTGATTTAATTTCACCTTCCATGCCGCCTGCTTGACCGCGCCTCCCGAAGGTTCGCCGGCAGGTTCAGGGGAAATCTCCGAAACATCATCTTGCTGATTTTCATTCTGATTGTCGGTCACGTCAATCCCTCCTAAAGGATGGAATATTCGCAAAAAGCAGCGGGCAACCAGCTTATTATCCTTTACAAACGATAATTTGTCAATATCCCACAAAACAGCCCCATATGTTTTATTTTTATTGACGCGGCAGTATATTATATAATATAAATGTAAACAGAATTGCTTGTGTTTCACCGGGTCTCAAGACCCCCGCCGACTGGAAAAGCCTGCCAGAGGAGAGACCCGAATTACAAAATAAATATATCATGCGCGGAGGCTTATCAGAATGAGCAATACTCGTGACGACAAAAAGGCCGACTCAACAATGGTGGGCAGCGCCTCGCCCGACTCAACCATGGTAGGCGGCCAGGCTCCGGCAAGGGCAGGCTCATCTAGCCGCTACACGATAAAAAAGACCCTTGGCAAAGGCGCCATGGGAGTTGTATACCTGGCCCATGACCGGGTGCTCGAGCGTGACGTGGCCATAAAAGAGCTGCACTCGAACCTCGCGCAAAATTCAGACCTGATGGACCGCTTCAGGCTCGAGGCAAAGGTCCTTGCCAGGATGACGCACCCCGGCATCGTGCAGGTCTACGACTTTGTCGAGGACGGAGATAAGGTCTGGATAGTAATGGAGTTCGTAAAGGGCGAGGACCTTTCCGAGTACTTCAAAAGAAAATCCAGGCTCTCCATGGAAGAGACCGTAGCACTCGGCACACAGCTTGCCCAGGCGCTTTCCTACGCGCATTCTCTTGGGATAATACACAGGGATTTCAAGCCCGCAAACGTGCTCCTTACCGAAAGCGGAGTGCCAAAGATAATGGACTTTGGCCTTGCAAAGCTTATCGAAAGCGCGCACCATACGATGGCCGGAACGATACTTGGCACCCCGAGCTTCATGAGCCCGGAACAGGCCTCCGGGCAGCCTGCAGACGAAAAATCCGACATCTACGCCTTCGGCGTAGTTCTCTACCGCATGGTTACCGGAAAGCTGCCGTTCGAAGGAGAGCTTGCGAGCATTCTCGCGCAACATATAAACACCCCTCCAAAACCGCCAAAGGAACTTAACCCCGAGGTGCCTGACTCCATACAGGGGCTTATCCTAAACCTCATGGAAAAGAGCCCGGCCAAAAGAGCAAAGGACATGGCCACGGTCGTCGGGCTTCTAAAGGGGGACGCTACGGCGGCAAGGACTATTCTCCAAACGCCCGGCGCAGAGGTCTCTGACATCGAAACCTTCATGGCAAAGCGCCAGTCCATGGAAAAGATGTTCGAGGAAAAGTTCACCAAGCACGTCACGGTCATGTTCACGGACTTAAAGGGCTCGACTACCATAGCGGAGAAGGAAGGCGACCTATCTAGCCGCATCCTCATACAAAAGCATAACGAGATAGTGTTCCCTATAATAAAGGACAACCACGGCCACCTCGTAAAAACTATGGGCGACGGCACGCTCTCGTACTTCGAAAAAGCGCAGGACGCGGTGCGAGCCGGGGCTGCGATCCTAAAGGCCTGCGATAACTATAACGTAAAGGATAAACCAAAAGCCCCGATCATCATGCGCGTGGGCATGCACACCGGAAACTGCATAGTCGAACAAAACGACATCTTCGGCGACGTGGTGAACACGGCCTCCAGGTTCGAGAGCAACTCCGCCCCGATGGAGATATACATGTCCGAGGAGACATACAACTCCCTCGAGGACAAAGGCGAGATATACACGCGCTACATCAAGACCATCAATTTAAAGGGAAAGAGCGAGCCATTCAAGGTATACAAGGCCTTCTGGAACCCCGAGGAAATAGAGAAGGACATGGCGCCAAAGACCGACGCCGAAGTGCTTGCGAAAAAGCGCTTTCCTCCGGCAATAAAGGTTGCGCTCATAATACTCATACCTCTTCTGATACTGATATTCATAACGCAGTACGGCAAGATATTCAAAGGCTCATCGAGCGAAGAACGCCGCTCCATAGACCGCTCGGTAAGCTCTCCGGCAACGCCCGAGACCCCGGCAGCGCCAGCGAGATAAACATCCTTAAAATGAAAATGCTGGACACACACGTGTCCGGCATTTTTTCATCGCAAAATATTACCCTATCTTATTACAGCGTTCATCTTCCCGAAGTTGTACTTCAACGAAAGCCCTGCCTTCCATTCCGTATAGTCAGCGGCCTTACTTAGCTCGTAGCGCGCTCCGAGGATAAAGTTTCCGAGCACTAACGCCTCGATGCCTCCGTTTACGCCAAAACCGGTTGAAGAGCCGTTATCGCCCTCAAACGGCGGAACAATGCGCTCGGGCAGGGTTGCGTCGCTTAGCGGATACCGCTTGGCATCTTCTTCCGTGTAGCTCATCTTGCCAACTGAGAGCGCGAGGTCTGCCTTCACGTTCTTACAGGCCTTTGTCTCGAGACTTAAAAAACCGCCTACTATGAAGAACTTCTTCGGGCTGAAATACCCGCCGTGCCCGTATGTGAATGCGCTCGAGTTGTTCTTAAAGCCGCTGGCCGTAGAGAAAAGCCCGAGAGAGGCCCCGCCCCACGACTCCTCGATACTTTTACCAAGCGTGAGCCCTGCCGAAGCCGAACTGTTATCTATCGTATTTACGCCCCTGTATGCGTGGTAATCGCCGTTTACATGCACCCAGTAGCTCGTCTTGGGTATTACGAACGTCCTCTCTGCGGTTATGCCCGTCTTTACGACCCTGCCCCAGTATTCTTCTGTCTGGAAATACGGTTCGTTAATACCTGTAAAGGACAGAAGCGATTCCTCTACAGATTCTGCATGCGCCTCCACCTTCCAGAACCCTGTCTCGGCCTTCAAAAACCACGTTGGCGCAGGAGAGAGCTCGGCACCGAACGGTGTGGTGCCAACCCCGGCGGAATAAGAAACATTTCCCTCATGTTTGAAGCTCAGCTCCGGATAGTACCCTTTCACGCTCGTCTCAAAGGGTCTCTTGAAAGGAGCCGCACTGTATACAAACCTGCCGAGGAACGTAAACGGCTTTGCATCGCCTGAATCGAGGTCAACGAACGTAACGCCAAACTTCAAAAGATTTCCCGTCCTAAACGGATAGGCAAATGCCAGAGAAGTCCTCTGGTCCGTGAGTTTCGACGTTCCCTCATCGCCTTCCTTATTTCTTAGCGAACCGCCGAGCTCGATCCACGGCTTGTCGGCGTTATTATAACATGCGGTCGGCGACGGCTTTGTCTGCGCCGAGGTTATCGGAAAATCAAGGGCGTAGAACGACTCCGCCCCTCCTGCCGAGGCCTCTTTCAAAAGTTCTTCGCCAACGCCGTTCTTTTTCCCGAGCGCTTCCTTTTTCCTACCGTCTATTACGAGTATTATATCGGCCAGGCGTTTTGCCTTTGTCCTCTCGTAGAGCGCCTGGAAGTGCACCAGCGATTCATCGAGCTTGTCCTGGTTGTACTGGCTCCATCCGAGAAGCTCCCTTGCGCCGTCGTCTGCGCCGCCTGAATCGTAGAGCCTTTGCAGGTATGACTCCGCGGCCTTATAATCCTTCTTGTCGTAGGCGGCCTTGCCCTTTGTAAAAAGTATGGAATGCTTTATGTTCTTAAAGTCGGGTTTTCTGTTCTCGAACTTCTCGGCTATCTCTAAAGCCTCATCGAGCTTGCCAAGCTTCTCTGCCGAGTACGCAAGGCCGAGCGCGTATTCAGTGTTCGCTGGCTTTTTCCCATTTAGGTCCTTAAAGCCCTTGTACGCCTCGCTATAATCGCCTGAATTGTATTTCTTCCACGAATAGCTCGCCAAAGACGATTCCTCGTCCGCAAAAGCGGCTCCGGCAAAGAACACTGCGCAAAGCGCTATCCCGAATATGGCAAAAAGTTTATTTTTCATTTTTTTCGAATGCCTCGGCAAGAAGATGCAGGCTAAGGGAATAATAATCGTCCTTTTCCGCCTCCAGCTTCTTATCCGCCTCCTTCTTTAGTTTAAGATACAACGTGCCGTCGCCCTTTTTAAGAGCCGCAAGGGCGTATACGGCATAATACCCGCCCGGGGCCGGTGTGAGCGATAAAAAATCGTTCTTCAAATCCACGGACAAAGGGATATACCCGTTATTGGAATAGAATCTTAGCATCTTATCCGCGCCCTCTGGCATTGCCGAAACGTCGGCAGCTGCAGCGTAAAGGATGACCCTCACTGCGTCCGCGCCGAAAAATACGCTTCTATCGAAGGCCGCGCCCATGCTGCCGTTCTTTGTCTCCACCCAATCCGCGGGCAGGCACATGGAGCCAAAACATATCTCGCGCATGATGACGCGCGAGTCCTTAAAAACCTTTTCCCAGAACTTTTTATTGTCTACCTTCGAAAACGCCCTGTACGCCGGCAAAATGGCATACGAGGGATTTAGCATCACGGAACCGTCCTTCACGAATCCGAAAACGCTTGGCAGAAGGAA belongs to Deltaproteobacteria bacterium and includes:
- the pbpC gene encoding penicillin-binding protein 1C, with translation MDLKKLRSRVLKAAAITLAAAVLFYVFMPRPDLLGGVGLSRAVYDRNGSLLRLTLSPDDKYRLFVPLSEISPYLKEATLLYEDRYFYWHPGINPVSLIRGAWQTYLVKSRRIGASTVTMQLARVRYSIDSRTIGGKLLQIFRAVQIERYYSKDEILEAYLNLVPYGRNVEGAGAASEVYFKKNASKLTVHEALTLAIIPQNPAARTPFEDTDLSNAELIEARTALFERWIKAHPEDKDKEGTLKLPMTVSEPSELPFLAPHFVDFVLRKKKGERLVTSLDLGLEKLLDRRLKAYIEKKRRIGIYNASAMLVDFRTMEVVASVGSADFFNDAIEGQVNGTVSYRSPGSALKPFVYALGIDEGLIHPMTMLKDAPLGFHAYNPENFDGEFSGPISAAEALIKSRNVPAVDVANRLSEHRLYNLIKDSGVGRLREENFYGLALVLGGIEVTMEDLVRMYAMLANEGELRELKVIAGVRDAAGEKKKLLSPEAAYLTLDMLKDAPRPDKSDFAAKLAEDSPPVYWKTGTSYAFRDAWSVGVFGPYVLAVWVGNFGGEGNPAFIGRTAAAPLMFDIIDSLKAEENGVAAVYRRIPEGLSKVHVCTVSGQIPSKSCPRTSVTWFVPGVSPIKACEVHREVAIDKKTGLRACNVDEKTTRKEVYEFWPSDLQKIFRQAGLPRRTAPPYMPGCSLDIKASSGLPPKITSPARGVVYNIRAAKDKSEVIALSAVTDADSSTVFWFVNEKYLGNSPKDKPFEWNASPGKYIIRAVDDQGRADTTEVRVEMVR
- a CDS encoding MG2 domain-containing protein, with the protein product MTDNQNENQQDDVSEISPEPAGEPSGGAVKQAAWKVKLNQFVVWFNDIPNNPRRRNTVIAGVLAAVALILVLSLIFGTAKKPPTFATLTGTPPELTTIDPEDGSKRVDSLVLHFSASVAPLDAIGKVVTSGITIEPDIKGQWRWTLEDALEFRPADDWGVGTSYTVKLDKKMFPEHVGLDKYKYSFSSAPFVISWENVEFYQDPVDPKNKLVTATVEFTHPVDKKAFEDNIELTLYEVKSGKEYKAADDVPFTVSYNPYNTVAYIVTGKIEMPMLDRYLNISIDSGTKAAAGGPSFNQDLENRANIPGMYTFFKVGGAQTAIVRNDKYEPEHVVVMDFTNGVLETELQKSLTAYLLPDDRPPVPGVANSGRKNHYWSDAAEVGPEILALSTPVKLDAIPTELEYSGMHSFKVDVPVGKYLYIKIAKGLKSYGGYVLYEDFARIVRVPHFPQELDIMQGGALLSLSGEQKLPLVARGIEAVKVNIGQVIESDVNHLITQTEGSFTNPYFENSYSFNEDNITERYSEIITLKKLPPQKTQYFSFDFSKYLAKAGRKGIFFFEVLGWNPSGNYTTGPSAKRMILVTDLGIVEKKNSDKTSDVFVVSVHGGHAVEGAEVSVLGKNGMPVATKYTSGGGSVSFANLTGLEREKTPTVYVVKKGGDLSFLPYEKYDRKVNYSRFDVGGVYSYGRGDTLNAYLFSDRGIYRPGDKFNIGLIVKANDWDKGVGGVPLEATVTDPRGLVVKREKFTLPASGFDEISYKTGENSPTGNYEVRVYIIKDGYRSSLLGSTSVKVEEFIPDRMNIQTRFSKDALGGWVSPEGIKGIVTVKNLYGTPAAGRDVEAEVELHPEAVSFRGYKDYRFFDPLYEQLKTKGSYTDRLDAKKTTDDGTVEFDVDLSKYAKATYVLNFTAEAFEPEGGRSVVSSNMIMVSPLEAVVGYKADGALNFINKNSDRSVDFIAVNKELKKVELSGLKARLMEGRYVSSLVKEANGLYKYKSVFKESFVSDGALKIDSKGTAYKLQTSKPGNFSVVIEDASGTELNKVRYTVVGSANVSQDIEKNAELEITLNKKDYSPGEEILVSVKAPYTGTGLITIERDKVYAHRWFKTSTTSSVVSIPAPSGLEGNGYVNVTFVRSINSDEVFMSPLSYGIAPFTLSRDKRNIKVELDAPEVARPGEPFKIKYKSKVPGKVVVFAVDEGILQVAKYRTPDPLSHYFEKRALEVSTAQILDLLLPEFNTVMAVSAAGGDEDYEMKKEALGKNLNPFRRKRELPVAYWSGIKDVGPGEKELTYDMPSYFNGTLRVMAVAVSRDAVGATEKKSTVRGHFVIQPNVPSFVAPGDEFIVSVSVANNAEGSGKDAEITLSAAPSEHLEMLDGAERKIKISEGRDASVSFKVRGRTALGAASIEFKASYKDKKTRYVSTTSVRPPVPYMVTLNTGYFKDKTKDVPVGRPMYKEFRTTDASASVLPLGISRGLIGYLNKFPYGCTEQVVSKAFPAVVLMGRAEFGYAPGDVETSLSEAIWILRSRQNQEGAFGYWAANSFTAPHMSVYAMHFLLEAKEKGYPVPQDLIDNGLNYLRNMMDDDLGHMGYARNMAYALYVLTRSGVVSTNYLNNFVKELDSRFGKEWKSDAIALYVAATYKLLKQDSQAKALIKGYDPGKRYSSDYALNSFTDSLLMDSLYLYIVSRHFYEKAEDIKPEHLMRIVDSIVGGNYNTFTSSNAILALDAYAAVAGSKTAVKISIGEIGADSALKPLVVPEGLFPVVKFSDKAKKIRFGADGEFYLFYQTTEAGFDSAMPASEIKESLEVQREYRDESGKVVDATTLGGEIEVRLKIRAVGAKTIPNAAIVDLLPGGFEPVLNSKKGGFNAEYVDMREDRVVFFGTVTDSVSEFIYKIKATNKGTYAVPPAFGESMYDKKIKARSLGAKITVTDR
- a CDS encoding protein kinase, coding for MSNTRDDKKADSTMVGSASPDSTMVGGQAPARAGSSSRYTIKKTLGKGAMGVVYLAHDRVLERDVAIKELHSNLAQNSDLMDRFRLEAKVLARMTHPGIVQVYDFVEDGDKVWIVMEFVKGEDLSEYFKRKSRLSMEETVALGTQLAQALSYAHSLGIIHRDFKPANVLLTESGVPKIMDFGLAKLIESAHHTMAGTILGTPSFMSPEQASGQPADEKSDIYAFGVVLYRMVTGKLPFEGELASILAQHINTPPKPPKELNPEVPDSIQGLILNLMEKSPAKRAKDMATVVGLLKGDATAARTILQTPGAEVSDIETFMAKRQSMEKMFEEKFTKHVTVMFTDLKGSTTIAEKEGDLSSRILIQKHNEIVFPIIKDNHGHLVKTMGDGTLSYFEKAQDAVRAGAAILKACDNYNVKDKPKAPIIMRVGMHTGNCIVEQNDIFGDVVNTASRFESNSAPMEIYMSEETYNSLEDKGEIYTRYIKTINLKGKSEPFKVYKAFWNPEEIEKDMAPKTDAEVLAKKRFPPAIKVALIILIPLLILIFITQYGKIFKGSSSEERRSIDRSVSSPATPETPAAPAR